In Candidatus Omnitrophota bacterium, the following are encoded in one genomic region:
- a CDS encoding Gfo/Idh/MocA family oxidoreductase codes for MSRVTRRNFLKNSLAAGAAFTISGTQASGKVLGANDTVRIAVSGIHGRGGSHIDEFQQMKNVNVVCLVDPDARTFAGRSKQVVDLGGKTPQTFQDIRSALDIKDIDAVSIASTNHWHSLTAIWACQAGKDVYVEKPCSHNVHEGRILVETARKYKRIVQHGTQSRSDRSWWRLAEIAKQGTYGKLLISRGLVYKRRKSIGFQPFDAPPSEVDYNLWLGPAPEQPYNTNLVHYNWHWFWDFGNGDIGNQGVHQMDIARWMIPGAELPKSVICVGGRLGYVDQGETPNTQVAIFDYGETKLIFEVRGLETEPYLGEGTGDIMHFEKGYVVNNKFVPNGGGAAEELPKVEVKLGPDEGHGHFGNFIAAVRSRKKSDLNAEIINGHYSAALCHLANISYRVGREFPFETAPKEFTGCDAAIDALERMKEHLTKNGVNLKEAHYRIGRKLIFNAKKEQFIDDPEANALLTRTYRKPFIVPDKA; via the coding sequence ATGTCTCGCGTAACTCGCCGAAATTTTTTGAAGAATTCCTTGGCGGCCGGGGCTGCTTTCACGATCAGCGGAACCCAAGCATCGGGAAAAGTGCTTGGCGCCAATGATACGGTGCGCATCGCCGTGAGCGGCATTCATGGACGGGGAGGATCGCACATCGACGAATTCCAACAAATGAAGAATGTGAATGTGGTTTGTCTCGTCGATCCGGATGCCCGCACCTTCGCCGGACGCAGCAAGCAGGTTGTGGACCTGGGCGGCAAGACGCCGCAGACGTTCCAGGACATCCGCTCCGCCCTGGATATCAAGGACATCGACGCCGTCAGCATCGCCTCGACCAATCATTGGCATTCGCTTACCGCTATATGGGCCTGCCAGGCGGGCAAAGACGTTTATGTGGAGAAGCCATGCAGCCATAATGTTCATGAAGGGCGAATCCTCGTAGAAACCGCCCGCAAGTACAAACGCATCGTTCAGCACGGAACCCAAAGCCGCAGCGACCGCAGTTGGTGGAGACTGGCGGAAATCGCAAAGCAAGGGACTTACGGCAAATTGCTCATTTCCCGCGGCCTGGTTTACAAGCGGCGCAAAAGCATCGGCTTTCAACCCTTCGACGCTCCGCCAAGCGAGGTAGATTACAACCTCTGGCTCGGCCCCGCTCCGGAACAACCCTATAACACCAATCTTGTTCATTACAACTGGCATTGGTTCTGGGATTTCGGCAACGGTGACATCGGCAACCAGGGCGTTCACCAAATGGACATCGCCCGCTGGATGATTCCCGGCGCTGAACTGCCCAAAAGCGTCATCTGCGTCGGCGGACGGCTGGGTTACGTCGATCAGGGCGAAACGCCCAATACGCAAGTAGCCATTTTCGATTACGGCGAAACCAAACTCATTTTCGAAGTGAGGGGACTGGAGACGGAACCATACCTTGGAGAAGGCACGGGCGACATTATGCACTTCGAAAAAGGCTATGTCGTAAATAACAAATTCGTCCCCAACGGCGGGGGCGCCGCCGAGGAGTTGCCTAAAGTGGAGGTTAAATTAGGACCGGATGAAGGACATGGCCATTTTGGCAATTTCATCGCCGCCGTACGCAGCCGCAAGAAATCCGACCTCAACGCCGAGATTATCAACGGCCACTATTCCGCCGCGCTCTGCCACTTGGCGAATATCTCCTACCGCGTAGGGCGGGAATTCCCCTTCGAAACGGCGCCGAAGGAGTTTACCGGCTGCGACGCCGCTATCGATGCGCTGGAGCGCATGAAAGAGCATCTCACGAAGAATGGCGTCAATTTGAAGGAAGCGCATTACCGCATTGGACGGAAACTTATTTTCAACGCCAAGAAGGAACAATTCATCGACGATCCCGAAGCCAATGCTTTATTGACGCGCACCTATCGCAAGCCGTTCATCGTGCCGGATAAGGCGTGA
- a CDS encoding AbrB/MazE/SpoVT family DNA-binding domain-containing protein has product MGTNTRTRIVKIGNSRGIRIPKLLLDQTQLGDEIEIEVQGKQLVVRSVRGPRQGWDEQFAEMASRGDDKLLDSEVFSLSSWDNDDWEW; this is encoded by the coding sequence ATGGGAACCAATACCAGAACGCGGATTGTAAAAATAGGTAATTCTCGGGGCATTCGCATTCCAAAGCTGCTTCTTGACCAAACTCAACTTGGAGATGAGATTGAGATCGAAGTGCAAGGAAAGCAGTTGGTGGTTCGATCTGTTCGAGGTCCCCGCCAAGGTTGGGACGAACAGTTCGCTGAAATGGCAAGCAGAGGCGATGATAAGCTGCTTGACTCGGAAGTCTTTAGCCTTAGTAGTTGGGACAATGACGATTGGGAATGGTAG
- a CDS encoding type II toxin-antitoxin system PemK/MazF family toxin, which yields MVVKRFEVYLVNLDPTIGNEIKKTRPCVIVSPDEMNRHIGTVIVAPMTTKGRQYPTRIACKFEGKDGQIVLDQIRSVDKTRLVRKLGRISKQDQDAVLITLAEVFAE from the coding sequence ATGGTAGTCAAGCGATTTGAAGTCTATTTGGTTAACCTGGACCCAACAATCGGGAACGAGATCAAAAAGACTCGCCCGTGCGTCATTGTTTCCCCTGATGAAATGAACCGGCATATTGGAACAGTGATCGTTGCGCCAATGACAACGAAGGGTCGTCAGTACCCCACCCGCATCGCCTGCAAATTTGAAGGCAAAGATGGCCAAATTGTGTTGGATCAAATCCGATCAGTAGATAAGACGCGCCTAGTGAGAAAGTTAGGCCGCATCAGCAAGCAGGATCAGGACGCGGTGCTTATCACGCTTGCTGAGGTATTCGCGGAATAG
- a CDS encoding secondary thiamine-phosphate synthase enzyme YjbQ, whose product MNFATEYLWFQTKQRREYINITPQVEEIVLRSGIQEGMALVSAMHITAGIYVNDAESGLIADIDEWLDKLAPQGPNYRHHRTGEDNGDAHLKNLLIHHQVIVPITNGRLDFGPWQQIYYAEFDGKRRKRVIVKVMGE is encoded by the coding sequence ATGAATTTCGCTACTGAATATCTTTGGTTCCAAACCAAGCAACGCCGGGAGTACATCAACATAACGCCGCAAGTGGAAGAAATCGTTCTCCGCAGCGGAATTCAAGAAGGGATGGCGCTAGTGTCCGCCATGCACATTACCGCCGGGATTTACGTCAACGACGCGGAATCGGGACTGATCGCCGATATCGACGAATGGCTCGATAAGTTGGCGCCTCAAGGCCCTAATTACCGGCATCACCGGACGGGCGAAGACAACGGCGACGCTCATCTCAAGAATCTGCTCATCCATCATCAGGTCATTGTTCCCATCACCAACGGACGGCTCGATTTCGGTCCCTGGCAGCAAATTTATTACGCCGAATTCGACGGAAAGCGGCGCAAGCGGGTTATCGTGAAGGTGATGGGGGAATAG
- the fusA gene encoding elongation factor G — MKQVEVGKKRNIAVVGHHGAGKTSLLEAILYYAGVVDRLGRIDDRNTYADYLDEEKEKKHTLTSKILHCSYNGYELNFIDTPGYSDFIGDIKGALHAADGALVVINAQNGVEVETEKIWDYLEEYKIPRVVVVNKMDKERADFDACLSSLESVLGAKVCPVRLPLGKENSFKGVIDLVLDKVISFDAKGGVEKQTPIPDDLKDEVADYRQKMIESSVETNEELMERYFNDEKISDDEIRKGLKDGALSGAVVPIFATDAFNCIGIQSLLDGLVNYIPNPLDRKTYHALRRGKEDVVEMEMKEDGDSVGFVYKSFIDPFAGKVSFVRLFSGVFNGEMEWVNRSKEKRIRVGHILSVNGKKFTAINRAETGDIVALSKLDDFETNDTVSMSQGDILVVPTKYPQPPVKMALHAADKNEEDKVGNVLHKIVSGDPTISVERDYETKETVITAQGSMQVELIAQRLRNQFKLNVELTTPKVAYRETVTAQSEGSYRHKKQSGGRGQFGEVHLRLKPLERGKQYEFVNSIFGGSIPTKFVPAVEKGIVEAMSRGILAGYPVVDISVEVYDGKFHDVDSSEMAFKIASSMCFRQVANAGCKPILLEPIMNVRVTIPEAYMGDVMGDLNSRRGRVMGMDAAKGKQIIRAQVPLAEMYTYSIDLRSITQGRGGFEMEFSHYDPVPKEIEQKIVAESKMEEIEEE, encoded by the coding sequence ATGAAACAGGTCGAGGTTGGAAAGAAAAGAAATATTGCCGTAGTTGGCCATCACGGGGCGGGCAAAACCTCCCTGCTGGAAGCCATCCTTTATTACGCCGGCGTCGTCGACCGGTTGGGGCGCATCGACGATCGGAATACCTACGCCGACTACCTCGATGAAGAGAAAGAAAAGAAGCATACCCTGACGTCGAAAATTCTCCATTGCAGTTATAACGGCTATGAACTGAATTTCATCGATACGCCTGGCTACAGCGATTTCATCGGCGATATCAAAGGCGCGCTTCATGCGGCGGACGGCGCGCTCGTGGTCATCAACGCCCAAAACGGGGTGGAGGTGGAGACGGAAAAGATATGGGATTATCTGGAAGAATATAAAATTCCGCGTGTTGTCGTCGTCAACAAGATGGACAAGGAACGCGCCGATTTCGACGCCTGTCTTTCCTCGCTGGAAAGCGTCCTCGGCGCCAAGGTTTGCCCCGTGCGCTTGCCGTTGGGTAAGGAAAATTCCTTCAAGGGCGTCATTGACCTCGTCTTGGACAAAGTGATCTCTTTCGACGCCAAGGGCGGCGTCGAGAAACAGACTCCGATTCCCGACGATTTAAAAGACGAAGTGGCGGATTACCGCCAAAAAATGATCGAATCTTCCGTCGAAACCAATGAAGAATTGATGGAGCGTTACTTCAATGACGAGAAGATATCCGACGATGAAATCCGCAAAGGGCTGAAAGACGGCGCTTTGTCCGGCGCGGTGGTTCCCATCTTCGCCACCGACGCTTTCAACTGTATTGGAATTCAATCTCTGCTCGATGGTTTGGTCAACTACATCCCCAATCCTCTCGATCGGAAAACCTATCATGCTCTCCGTCGGGGCAAGGAGGATGTCGTCGAGATGGAGATGAAGGAAGACGGCGACAGCGTCGGCTTCGTCTACAAAAGTTTCATCGATCCCTTCGCCGGAAAAGTATCGTTCGTTCGGCTCTTCAGCGGCGTGTTCAACGGCGAAATGGAATGGGTGAACCGCAGCAAGGAAAAGCGCATCCGCGTAGGACATATCCTCTCTGTGAACGGCAAAAAATTCACGGCCATCAACCGCGCCGAGACGGGCGATATCGTCGCCCTATCGAAATTGGACGACTTCGAAACTAACGATACGGTCTCGATGTCGCAAGGGGATATTCTCGTGGTTCCTACGAAATATCCCCAGCCTCCGGTCAAAATGGCTCTCCATGCGGCGGATAAGAACGAAGAGGACAAAGTCGGCAACGTCCTCCATAAGATCGTTTCCGGCGATCCGACGATATCCGTCGAACGCGACTATGAGACGAAAGAGACCGTCATCACCGCCCAAGGATCGATGCAAGTGGAGTTGATCGCCCAACGCCTGCGCAATCAATTCAAACTGAATGTAGAATTGACCACTCCCAAGGTGGCCTATCGCGAAACCGTTACAGCTCAGAGCGAAGGCAGCTACCGCCATAAAAAGCAATCTGGCGGCCGCGGCCAATTCGGAGAGGTTCATCTCCGTCTCAAGCCCTTGGAGCGCGGCAAGCAATACGAATTCGTCAACAGCATCTTCGGCGGCTCCATTCCTACGAAATTCGTTCCCGCTGTGGAGAAAGGCATCGTCGAAGCCATGTCGCGGGGCATCCTCGCGGGCTATCCGGTAGTGGATATCAGCGTTGAAGTCTACGACGGAAAATTTCATGATGTCGATTCTTCGGAAATGGCGTTCAAAATCGCTTCTTCCATGTGTTTCCGCCAAGTAGCGAATGCCGGTTGCAAACCTATTTTGCTGGAACCGATCATGAACGTGCGCGTGACGATTCCCGAAGCCTATATGGGCGACGTAATGGGCGACCTCAACTCCCGCCGAGGCCGGGTTATGGGTATGGACGCCGCCAAAGGCAAGCAGATTATCCGCGCCCAGGTTCCTCTCGCCGAAATGTACACCTATTCCATCGATCTCCGCTCCATCACTCAAGGACGCGGCGGTTTCGAGATGGAATTCTCCCATTACGATCCGGTTCCCAAGGAGATCGAACAGAAAATCGTGGCGGAAAGCAAGATGGAAGAGATCGAGGAGGAGTAG
- a CDS encoding Ig-like domain-containing protein → MSSKRISLGLGLALLVLAAAPGFAGVQYSNDFENPSSPNVQTAWPEWIIFANGTMQAVNGRIEWDNSGGNNDWIRLNQEVPNEYVFEFDYFHQAGVNGRFSVWPFCKEGDSIFDRYNYFIRKNTHFFNGADTVPSEGPRDLTLPLGEKPHRLRFEITGDHVAFLFKDRGEGGWILVDERDFPHIDNPRYIQLGFNHDSGAAGLVYVDNIVLSYRSQNLFSYSNNFDNPSSANVQTAWPEWIIFTGGTLQAVNNRLQWDATGGNNDWIRLDKEMPNQYVYEFDFFYQENTNGRFSVWPFCIPGDSIFERYNYFVRKNTHFFNGADTVPSEGPRDLTLPIGANPHRLRFEITGDHVAFLFKDRGAGGWILVDERDFPHVDNPRYIQLGYNHDGGTAGLIYVDNIVVNELAANRATVDRAVGAANFTANTPVPVSLKVTVTGTLPSISISEGIPEGWSVSNISNNGVVSDGNIIWTLANVSQSLTLTYNAVPPRLIRSRVAGFSGSVDSGEGEERISGDTAIAIKLPYLYRETIDYDFSGSPVNGKKYPAGADYGVRYAQGMDGIPSDVAYQRPGDGSVPAVDTVFTFPANADFRSAIMTGGRGGSYTFEDYRDLGEIVLEHGASDTNAGVGSETMTAGDWFRYTFDLGEGNQVLLINLSINTWGQGECPVDIYVDNKFKGAMLAPNTAFNAYYFFTVGPFEVSGGEHAIVVALPGAVVPDGIGRMEVVRLKGIGNVSRQLTADGFFDPANPLKVTLNAQKTYGTYSPVVVENVPPGSTVTNVSDGGAVDGANIVWTLPDITASKSITYTIQPPAGAKFLLFNGLYDTGLPLAEVTFGDASVVNQVWLFGKDPQSQKDDFNGSAVASPWLVEYGNDASLNTNYKEGVTLTLDGGILTLGADTIGTADKFNEWSNGRRAPMILRTDVPAGDWRIETKCTFTDTFTWTNFNVGLVVAYNAANDTNVSGDEYLFGFNSGDIRVELTNKGAFGVLQYHQFTDELDWLDAVMGGDVNAAFAVTRRGNELIFSAQTPGRSWQLVGAPVTEKRQATRIGLFTKISGSENYSLADFDYFTLSQFEVFVDVADWALY, encoded by the coding sequence ATGAGCAGTAAACGGATTTCATTAGGATTAGGATTGGCTTTACTGGTTTTGGCGGCGGCGCCGGGCTTCGCCGGGGTTCAATACAGCAACGATTTCGAGAATCCCAGCAGCCCGAATGTCCAAACCGCCTGGCCGGAGTGGATTATCTTCGCCAACGGAACCATGCAGGCTGTCAATGGACGAATCGAATGGGACAATTCCGGCGGCAACAACGACTGGATCCGTCTAAACCAAGAAGTTCCGAACGAGTATGTATTCGAGTTCGATTATTTCCACCAAGCGGGAGTCAATGGGAGATTCTCCGTATGGCCTTTCTGTAAAGAAGGCGACAGCATCTTCGATCGTTACAATTATTTCATCCGAAAAAATACTCATTTCTTCAACGGAGCGGATACAGTGCCCAGCGAAGGGCCGAGAGACTTGACGCTTCCTCTTGGAGAAAAGCCTCATCGTCTTCGATTCGAAATTACGGGCGATCATGTCGCTTTTCTCTTCAAGGATCGCGGCGAAGGCGGATGGATATTAGTTGACGAGCGGGATTTCCCTCATATCGATAATCCTCGCTATATACAACTGGGATTCAACCACGACAGCGGAGCGGCGGGCTTGGTCTATGTTGACAATATTGTTTTGAGCTACCGGTCGCAGAATCTGTTCAGTTACAGCAATAACTTTGACAATCCCAGCAGCGCCAACGTCCAAACCGCCTGGCCGGAATGGATCATCTTCACTGGGGGGACTCTGCAAGCCGTCAACAACCGTCTCCAATGGGACGCTACTGGCGGCAACAACGACTGGATTCGTCTGGACAAGGAGATGCCGAATCAATACGTGTACGAATTCGATTTCTTCTACCAGGAAAACACCAATGGCCGCTTCTCCGTATGGCCTTTCTGCATACCGGGCGACAGCATTTTCGAGCGATATAATTACTTCGTTCGCAAAAACACCCACTTCTTCAACGGAGCGGATACGGTTCCCAGCGAGGGGCCGAGGGATTTGACGCTGCCCATCGGCGCCAATCCGCATCGTCTTCGCTTCGAAATCACCGGCGATCATGTCGCTTTCCTCTTCAAAGATCGCGGCGCAGGCGGCTGGATATTGGTAGACGAGCGCGATTTTCCCCATGTCGATAATCCGCGTTATATCCAACTTGGCTACAATCACGATGGCGGAACGGCGGGCTTGATTTACGTCGATAATATCGTCGTCAACGAATTGGCTGCCAACCGGGCCACAGTGGATCGCGCAGTGGGCGCGGCGAATTTCACCGCCAATACGCCCGTACCCGTCAGTTTGAAGGTGACTGTGACGGGAACTCTGCCCTCTATTTCCATTTCAGAAGGCATTCCCGAAGGCTGGTCGGTATCCAATATTTCCAACAATGGCGTCGTATCCGACGGAAATATTATCTGGACGCTTGCTAATGTCAGCCAGTCGTTGACGTTGACCTATAATGCCGTTCCTCCGCGATTGATTCGAAGCCGGGTAGCGGGATTTTCCGGCAGCGTCGATTCGGGCGAAGGGGAAGAACGCATTTCCGGCGATACGGCGATTGCGATCAAATTGCCTTATCTCTATCGCGAGACGATCGACTACGACTTCAGCGGCAGTCCGGTGAACGGAAAGAAATATCCCGCGGGAGCCGATTACGGCGTCCGCTATGCGCAAGGCATGGACGGCATTCCGTCTGACGTCGCCTATCAACGGCCCGGCGACGGAAGCGTCCCCGCGGTCGACACGGTCTTCACTTTCCCGGCCAACGCCGACTTCCGATCGGCGATCATGACGGGAGGCCGCGGCGGCAGCTACACGTTCGAGGATTATCGGGATCTAGGCGAAATCGTTTTGGAACATGGCGCCAGCGACACCAACGCGGGAGTAGGCAGCGAAACGATGACAGCGGGCGACTGGTTCCGCTATACCTTCGATCTCGGAGAAGGCAATCAGGTTCTGCTGATCAATCTCAGCATCAATACCTGGGGCCAAGGCGAATGTCCCGTAGACATTTATGTGGACAATAAGTTCAAAGGCGCAATGCTGGCGCCCAATACGGCTTTTAACGCCTATTATTTCTTTACTGTAGGCCCGTTCGAAGTCAGCGGCGGCGAACATGCTATCGTGGTCGCTCTTCCTGGAGCAGTGGTTCCCGACGGCATTGGCCGCATGGAAGTGGTTCGATTAAAGGGCATAGGCAACGTTTCGCGGCAATTGACGGCGGACGGATTCTTCGATCCCGCCAATCCGCTGAAGGTTACGCTTAATGCGCAAAAGACCTACGGAACCTATTCCCCGGTCGTCGTAGAGAATGTTCCTCCGGGTTCAACCGTTACAAACGTCAGCGACGGCGGCGCCGTCGACGGCGCGAATATCGTTTGGACATTGCCCGATATAACAGCCAGCAAGAGCATCACTTATACGATACAACCCCCCGCAGGCGCCAAGTTCCTACTTTTCAATGGACTCTACGATACCGGCTTGCCGCTGGCGGAAGTTACTTTCGGCGATGCGAGCGTCGTGAATCAGGTTTGGCTCTTCGGCAAGGATCCTCAATCTCAGAAGGACGATTTCAACGGCAGCGCCGTGGCTTCGCCCTGGCTTGTGGAATATGGCAACGACGCTTCTTTGAATACGAATTATAAAGAAGGCGTAACCCTTACTTTGGACGGAGGCATCCTTACTTTGGGAGCGGACACCATCGGAACGGCGGACAAATTCAACGAATGGTCCAATGGCCGCCGCGCGCCGATGATTCTGCGCACGGACGTCCCCGCCGGCGATTGGCGCATCGAGACGAAATGCACTTTCACAGACACCTTCACCTGGACGAACTTCAACGTCGGTCTCGTCGTAGCCTATAACGCCGCCAATGATACGAACGTCTCCGGCGACGAGTATCTCTTCGGCTTCAATTCGGGGGATATCCGCGTCGAACTGACCAATAAAGGCGCCTTTGGCGTTCTGCAGTATCATCAATTCACAGACGAGTTGGATTGGCTCGACGCCGTCATGGGAGGCGACGTCAACGCCGCCTTCGCGGTTACGCGCCGAGGCAACGAGTTGATCTTCAGCGCTCAAACGCCTGGACGGTCATGGCAGCTGGTCGGAGCACCGGTTACGGAGAAGCGGCAAGCCACCCGCATCGGCCTCTTCACCAAGATTTCGGGATCCGAGAACTACAGTTTGGCCGATTTCGATTACTTCACGCTATCTCAATTTGAGGTTTTCGTGGACGTAGCGGATTGGGCATTGTATTGA
- a CDS encoding response regulator — protein MPKKILIVEDHIDSREILVDQLEFSGYTVLEAGDGENGERIAMEETPDLIILDLSLPGKSGLDVVHSLRQRESSRHIPIIALTAHAKPEDEQKALEAGCISYIAKPVKPKEVLLQIEKILP, from the coding sequence ATGCCCAAAAAAATTCTTATTGTGGAAGACCATATCGACAGCAGAGAAATCTTAGTGGATCAGTTGGAATTTTCCGGCTATACGGTCCTAGAGGCGGGAGACGGGGAGAACGGAGAACGCATAGCGATGGAAGAAACTCCCGACTTGATCATCCTCGATTTATCTCTGCCGGGAAAAAGCGGGCTGGATGTCGTTCATTCGCTGCGGCAAAGGGAATCTTCCCGCCATATCCCCATCATTGCGCTCACTGCCCACGCCAAGCCGGAAGACGAACAGAAAGCCTTAGAGGCGGGTTGCATATCCTATATCGCCAAACCTGTAAAACCCAAAGAGGTTTTACTGCAAATCGAAAAAATTCTTCCCTAA
- a CDS encoding Gfo/Idh/MocA family oxidoreductase, with translation MNDKNRRNFLKTAAGTTVGMSAMIRSSAWASANETIRMCVVGLNGRGKDHISGFDALENVEVAAMCDVDESILNARADQFKAKMGREVKKFTDVRDALADSNIDAISVATPNHWHSLIGIWACQAGKDAYIEKPLSHNIYEGRKLVEAARKYNRIVQHGTQIRSSAAVQEAIQMLHDGYIGEVYYAKGTCYKWRNTIERRPEEPVPNGVHYNEWLGPAPDRPFSRNRFHYNWHWHWDYGNGDYGNQGVHQVDIARWGLGVGMPDLASAIGGHFMFDDDQETPNTMVCSYKYKAANKMLVFEVRHWMSNDELEDRKPGDNIVGNLFLGSKGIMIIPNYSSYKIFMGKNHTPDKAREEGGNHWANFINAVRSRNYKDLNADVEEGHLSAALCHLANASCRVERTLKIDPISERAIDDDEANALLTRNYRSPFVVPEKV, from the coding sequence ATGAACGACAAAAACCGTAGAAATTTTTTGAAGACGGCGGCGGGAACAACCGTCGGAATGAGCGCCATGATTCGAAGCAGCGCCTGGGCGAGCGCCAATGAGACCATTCGTATGTGCGTCGTGGGACTGAATGGACGCGGCAAAGACCATATATCCGGTTTCGACGCTTTGGAAAACGTGGAAGTGGCCGCGATGTGCGATGTGGACGAAAGCATCTTGAACGCGAGAGCGGATCAATTCAAGGCGAAAATGGGACGCGAAGTCAAGAAATTTACCGACGTCAGAGATGCGCTCGCCGATTCCAACATTGACGCCATCTCCGTCGCTACGCCCAACCATTGGCATTCTCTCATCGGCATCTGGGCCTGTCAGGCGGGCAAGGACGCCTATATCGAAAAACCCCTCTCGCACAACATCTACGAAGGCCGGAAACTAGTGGAAGCGGCCCGCAAATACAACCGCATCGTCCAACACGGAACCCAAATCCGCAGCAGCGCCGCCGTGCAGGAAGCGATTCAGATGCTGCATGACGGCTATATCGGCGAAGTCTACTACGCCAAGGGAACCTGCTATAAATGGCGCAACACCATCGAGCGTAGGCCGGAAGAACCGGTTCCTAATGGCGTGCATTACAACGAATGGCTAGGACCTGCGCCGGATCGCCCCTTTTCCCGCAACCGCTTCCATTACAACTGGCATTGGCATTGGGATTACGGCAACGGCGATTACGGCAACCAGGGAGTGCATCAGGTGGACATAGCCCGCTGGGGTTTGGGCGTGGGAATGCCCGATTTGGCTTCGGCGATCGGCGGACATTTCATGTTCGACGACGACCAGGAAACGCCCAATACGATGGTCTGCTCTTATAAATATAAAGCGGCCAATAAAATGCTGGTCTTCGAAGTGCGCCATTGGATGTCCAACGACGAACTGGAAGATCGCAAACCTGGCGATAACATCGTCGGCAACCTCTTTCTGGGATCGAAAGGCATCATGATTATCCCCAATTATTCCTCCTATAAAATATTTATGGGGAAAAATCATACGCCGGACAAAGCGAGAGAAGAAGGCGGCAACCATTGGGCCAACTTCATCAATGCCGTGCGCAGCCGCAACTACAAAGACCTGAACGCCGACGTGGAAGAGGGACACCTCTCCGCTGCGCTTTGCCATCTCGCCAACGCTTCCTGCCGCGTAGAACGCACGCTGAAAATCGATCCGATTTCGGAACGCGCCATCGACGACGACGAAGCCAACGCCCTGCTCACCCGCAACTATCGTTCGCCGTTCGTCGTGCCGGAGAAGGTATAA
- a CDS encoding DUF6883 domain-containing protein — MKVPNCENALIHPKKITEYLLSFKHRRGKGKAKFFYLIGFTLQEWEKLDQALRKHVTDNLVVKVENTPYGFRYVVEGRFLNPMNKNVLIRTVWFIEQGKDIPRFVTAYPLERSKL, encoded by the coding sequence ATGAAAGTTCCTAATTGCGAAAATGCCTTGATCCATCCAAAGAAAATTACGGAGTATTTGCTCTCGTTTAAACATCGGAGGGGAAAAGGAAAAGCGAAATTTTTCTACCTTATTGGATTCACTCTTCAAGAATGGGAGAAATTGGATCAAGCATTACGAAAGCATGTAACCGATAATTTAGTTGTAAAAGTCGAAAATACGCCTTATGGATTTCGATATGTAGTTGAAGGAAGATTTTTAAATCCCATGAATAAAAATGTATTAATACGGACGGTTTGGTTTATCGAGCAAGGAAAAGATATTCCGCGTTTTGTAACGGCTTATCCTCTTGAAAGGAGCAAATTATGA
- a CDS encoding DUF4926 domain-containing protein → MIQELDTVALTVDLPEYGLTRGDIGYVVLVHQEGKAYEVEFMTLEGNTIAVTTLLESQVRAVQPREIAHARAI, encoded by the coding sequence ATGATTCAAGAACTTGATACCGTTGCTCTTACCGTCGATCTTCCCGAATATGGATTGACCCGTGGAGACATTGGATATGTGGTTTTAGTGCATCAAGAAGGGAAAGCGTATGAAGTCGAATTTATGACCCTGGAAGGGAATACGATTGCCGTAACCACGCTCCTCGAAAGCCAAGTACGAGCCGTTCAACCGCGAGAGATTGCCCATGCTCGAGCGATATAG
- a CDS encoding DUF2089 family protein, with protein sequence MKKKIVSQCPVCEGKNIEIVAAVCRDCQTRIDAEIPIPPFFQLPEDLQEFVIVFLSKRGNIREMEKELGISYPTVCKKLDRINEILGVEIAPGPRTEILERLERGEITAKEAAKLLKEK encoded by the coding sequence ATGAAAAAAAAGATCGTTTCCCAGTGTCCTGTTTGCGAGGGGAAGAATATCGAGATCGTCGCCGCCGTATGCCGCGATTGCCAGACGCGCATCGATGCGGAGATTCCGATTCCGCCGTTTTTTCAACTGCCGGAAGACTTGCAAGAGTTCGTTATTGTTTTTTTGAGCAAGCGGGGAAATATCCGGGAAATGGAGAAAGAGTTGGGCATCTCCTATCCCACAGTCTGCAAGAAACTCGACCGCATCAACGAAATCCTGGGCGTGGAAATCGCGCCCGGCCCGCGCACGGAAATCCTCGAACGGCTGGAGCGGGGAGAAATCACAGCCAAAGAGGCGGCGAAATTGTTAAAGGAGAAATGA